A region of Zeugodacus cucurbitae isolate PBARC_wt_2022May chromosome 5, idZeuCucr1.2, whole genome shotgun sequence DNA encodes the following proteins:
- the LOC128922191 gene encoding uncharacterized protein LOC128922191 — MQRESELKLEGWKFIYTDGSKSDQNTAYAVVSENSKIITKGLLLPPCSVFTAEAYAIKVATQWIMSSKGKYVICTDSLSTISAVQNPTNSNTIIKEIRDNLIEGKRKIKLMWVPGHCDIKGNELPDKEAKNTIRCPCIYVKTYENKDISKFIKKYTYIQLKVAWSTYINHYRLTNPERTKAVYPSSCSIPEIKIFIRLRLGHCIFTHQHILERNTTTPGCRLCNSSTNSIEHLLNHCPALCNIRREFSYPISKLLKEPSTTNIKTIYNFISKAQLKHLI, encoded by the coding sequence ATGCAACGAGAAAGTGAGCTGAAATTAGAAGGATGGAAATTCATTTATACTGATGGATCCAAAAGCGATCAAAATACTGCATACGCAGTGGTATCCGAGAACTCAAAAATCATCACAAAAGGTCTACTTTTACCTCCATGTTCTGTTTTTACCGCTGAAGCATATGCCATAAAAGTTGCAACCCAATGGATCATGTCTTCGAAAGGTAAATATGTCATCTGTACGGATAGTCTTTCCACAATATCTGCTGTACAAAACCCAACCAACAGCAATactataattaaagaaattcgGGACAATTTGATTGAAGGTAAAAGAAAGATTAAACTGATGTGGGTACCAGGTCACTGTGACATAAAGGGCAATGAACTCCCCGACAAAGAAGCAAAAAACACCATACGTTGCCCGTGTATTTATGTTAAAACTTATGAAAACAAAGATATttcaaagtttattaaaaagtatACGTATATTCAACTAAAGGTTGCCTGGTCTACATATATCAACCATTATCGACTCACAAATCCTGAGCGCACTAAAGCAGTATACCCTTCTTCCTGCAGCATAccggaaattaaaattttcattcgaCTCCGTTTAGGACATTGTATTTTTACACACCAGCATATTCTGGAACGCAATACAACAACACCTGGATGTCGACTTTGTAATAGTTCTACGAATTCTATAGAACACTTATTAAACCACTGTCCTGCTCTATGCAATATTAGACGGGAATTCTCTTACCCCATATCCAAACTTCTTAAAGAACCGTCAACTACCAacataaaaacaatatacaatTTCATCTCCAAAGCCCAATTAAAACATCTAATCTAA